The Epinephelus lanceolatus isolate andai-2023 chromosome 11, ASM4190304v1, whole genome shotgun sequence genome window below encodes:
- the dgat2 gene encoding diacylglycerol O-acyltransferase 2 — protein MKTILAAYSGVLKGTGSSILSALQDLSVTFWPCRSKMEKHLQVISVLQWVLSFLAMGAACTVLLVYMFCTDCWLIAAIYTAWLIVDWNTPKQGGRRSSWVRSWTVWTYFRDYFPVRLIKTHNLLPSRNYIFGYHPHGIFCFGAFCNFGTEATGFSKKFPGIKPSLATLAGNFRLPVLRDYLMSGGICPVNRNSIDYLLSRNGTGNAVIIVVGGAAESLQCAPGMNSVTLKNRKGFVRLALQKGSDLVPVYSFGENDAYKQVIFEEGSYWRNIQKRLQKILGFAPCLFHGCGLFFGDSWGIVPYGKPITTIVGEPITVPKIEDPTEEMVDLYHGMYIRSLQCLFDKYKTRFGLKESDVLYIQ, from the exons ATGAAGACCATTCTTGCTGCATACTCTGGCGTCCTCAAAG GCACCGGCTCCAGCATCCTCTCCGCCCTGCAGGACCTGTCCGTGACTTTTTGGCCCTGCAGATCCAAGATGGAGAAACATCTGCAGGTCATCTCGGTGCTGCAGTGGGTCCTCAGCTTCTTAGCCATGG GGGCTGCCTGCACTGTCCTCCTCGTCTACATGTTCTGCACTGACTGCTGGCTTATTGCTGCCATTTACACTGCCTGGCTCATCGTTGACTGGAACACCCCGAAACAAG GTGGCAGGAGGTCCTCTTGGGTGAGAAGCTGGACTGTGTGGACATATTTTCGAGACTACTTCCCAGTCAGG CTCATTAAAACCCACAACCTGCTGCCCAGCCGGAACTACATCTTCGGCTACCACCCTCACGGCATCTTCTGCTTTGGTGCTTTCTGCAACTTTGGGACGGAGGCCACAGGCTTTTCTAAGAAATTCCCGGGCATCAAGCCTTCCCTGGCAACCCTGGCAGGAAACTTCCGCTTGCCTGTCCTGCGAGACTACCTCATGTCAGGAG GTATCTGTCCAGTGAACAGGAACTCCATTGACTACCTGCTGTCGCGTAACGGGACGGGAAATGCTGTGATCATCGTTGTTGGAGGAGCGGCGGAATCTCTGCAGTGTGCACCAGGCATGAATTCTGTCACCCTGAAGAACCGCAAAGGCTTTGTGAGGCTGGCCTTACAGAAAGG GTCTGACCTGGTTCCAGTGTATTCCTTTGGAGAGAATGATGCCTACAAGCAGGTGATCTTTGAGGAGGGGAGCTACTGGAGAAATATCCAAAAGAGGTTACAGAAGATCTTAGGCTTTGCCCCATGCCTTTTCCATGGATGTGGCCTCTTCTTCGGCGACTCCTGGGGCATTGTGCCTTATGGCAAGCCTATCACCACCATAG TTGgggagccaatcacagtgccaAAAATTGAGGATCCAACTGAGGAAATGGTGGATCTGTACCATGGAATGTACATCAGGTCCCTCCAGTGCCTTTTTGACAAGTACAAGACCCGCTTTGGCCTGAAAGAGAGTGATGTCCTGTACATCCAGTGA